Proteins encoded in a region of the Candidatus Nitrospira nitrificans genome:
- a CDS encoding GNAT family N-acetyltransferase: MNSLISCRAASKADLPEILRLYAQPDLDDGKVLSLSEAERIFERMARYPDYTIYVAVCDDQIVGTFALLSMDNLGHLGTPSAVIDDVAVDPAWQNRGVGNMMIRYALEVARQKGCYRAALSSNLKRERAHAFYESLGFERHGYSFRIST; this comes from the coding sequence ATGAACAGTTTAATTTCTTGCCGTGCAGCGTCAAAGGCCGATCTTCCCGAAATACTTCGTCTCTATGCGCAGCCTGATTTAGATGATGGGAAGGTGCTTTCTCTATCCGAGGCCGAGCGCATCTTCGAACGCATGGCGCGCTACCCCGACTACACGATCTATGTAGCGGTTTGCGACGACCAAATCGTGGGCACGTTCGCTCTGCTTAGCATGGACAATTTGGGCCATTTAGGGACGCCGTCGGCTGTCATCGATGACGTGGCGGTCGATCCGGCTTGGCAGAATCGCGGCGTTGGAAACATGATGATCCGCTATGCACTCGAAGTGGCACGCCAAAAGGGTTGCTATAGGGCCGCGCTTTCCTCCAACCTAAAGCGTGAGCGCGCGCACGCTTTCTATGAGTCACTGGGCTTCGAGC